The stretch of DNA CGCCAAACTTCGTAGGGTTTGCTGTCAGATTCGCTGGGAATGCGTTCAATTTCGTCCGGTTGGGCATAGATTAAGAATATCCGCCCCCGGTCCGTTTGCCAGCCGTCCTTGCCCATGGAGCGGTACCTCGCGTTGGCGCCCTCCACGCGTGCCAGGTATTCGTTTCGCATAATCGGAGGAAATTCACCGCGTCCTTCAGCGGTCCTAAGCCAAAATTCATACATAAACTTACTCTTTGCTCCAACTGATTCTAACTGCTTGAACATTTCCATCTCCAATTCCGTAGCGACATAACGAGCCACTTCAAACTCATGATTCAACTGTTCATCGGATAAACTGTCAAAACTTGCTTTGCTGTGAGCCAGGGGATCCAATAAGGCATGCAAATGGGGATTGTAGATGAAAAAGTATTTATCGGTCTTGATGACTTCGTTTCCACTGCTATCCAAAAGTGAAAACCGAAAGTTGTATTTCCCAGACTGGTATGCAGTAACTGGGGTTGTACCAACTTCGATTGAATCCTTATGCTTGAAAGTCCTCTGTTTGGTTTTTTTCCGTATCGACCTGCCTTCTGAGTCAAATATTTCAGTACTCACAGTATAGGCGTGCATCGGCTTTGCATTGTAAATTTCAATATAATGAGTTACGACCGGAACCGTCGTTGCACCAAATATCAAAATGGGATACGGTACGACCTCTAGCGTGTTTTTATAGAACAGGTTATGCTTGTTAGGGGAGGAATCGACCGGTTTGCACAACGCAAG from candidate division KSB1 bacterium encodes:
- a CDS encoding GWxTD domain-containing protein — protein: LALCKPVDSSPNKHNLFYKNTLEVVPYPILIFGATTVPVVTHYIEIYNAKPMHAYTVSTEIFDSEGRSIRKKTKQRTFKHKDSIEVGTTPVTAYQSGKYNFRFSLLDSSGNEVIKTDKYFFIYNPHLHALLDPLAHSKASFDSLSDEQLNHEFEVARYVATELEMEMFKQLESVGAKSKFMYEFWLRTAEGRGEFPPIMRNEYLARVEGANARYRSMGKDGWQTDRGRIFLIYAQPDEIERIPSESDSKPYEVWRYFKIESGVEFVFVDRGYSGLELVHSTKRGEFMDDGWRRYLQ